A window of the Pungitius pungitius chromosome 3, fPunPun2.1, whole genome shotgun sequence genome harbors these coding sequences:
- the LOC119221972 gene encoding probable G-protein coupled receptor 149, which yields MSTTQISSLSPNQSDLSTATYEKTDVPSEAKRQIRLVIFGLCVIFAAATFVGGGYSLLSLLRMRRKTSLCLIVASMSVDDLLSVVPLTLFMLLQWETAGDRGSGSLCTFSGLLYVFQGVSSNMKACLIAAYTFYVTKRFGVLQSVRRPLEAMWAIAAVWAVSLAVSALPLCGWGRFQPVSLGCFPASDSFYTLLLFSLYSLCFCGLLFFFISLTYPLLCSREPQRTLLYPSYLDMARGLSGSAPLCDLPSFSRDSPNNSFGAYNELSPSSCGTELREKEASGVSPVSVCGQRTGAVGDTPVVFAQKRFSMIMAVVRVVLWMPMMTLVLLSHTVDSRSDALQTLSFFLTLLAPMVTPLFVLSERWIHMPCGCFINCKQNPTQQPSAMKRRFEFSLSLQQGYGVYKLSHATVSHHSPPLEKPAYHSLFNYDFPTTGLDALESGRLSSLGPGFDFRTTCLMDSSSHADLSLEGVAGGGDVLNGNQEDDDDFRGVSSLPSQHREQDHNLTDASSVFEGTERRLSHEECRKIELTDWEWCRSKSERTPRQRSSGGLSIPLCAFQGTVSLQAPTGKTLSLSTYEVSSDGLKISPKNAKKIEVYRSKSVGHEPRADDQASKGQAGDENVSSVGMCTEIGMGMGMGAGVGDTNVKIHLEVLEICDNEEAMDSVSIISNISQSSAHTRSPSLRYSRRENRFVSCDLGETASYSLLIPSSGNPEAETININIPDTVEAHRRNSRRQTQESSGYREEIQLLNEAYRKQAGERDD from the exons atgtctacGACGCAGATTAGCTCTCTGTCGCCCAACCAGAGCGACCTTTCCACGGCCACTTACGAGAAGACGGACGTCCCCTCGGAGGCGAAGAGGCAAATCCGACTAGTGATTTTCGGCTTGTGCGTAATCTTCGCCGCTGCCACCTTTGTCGGTGGTGGATATTcgctgctctctctcctccgaaTGAGGAGAAAAACCTCCCTGTGTCTTATCGTCGCTTCCATGTCGGTGGACGACCTGCTGAGTGTTGTCCCCCTCACCCTGTTCATGCTCCTACAGTGGGAGACAGCTGGAGACCGAGGGTCGGGCAGTCTTTGCACTTTTTCCGGACTTCTGTACGTGTTCCAGGGGGTTTCTAGCAATATGAAGGCTTGCCTGATAGCAGCCTACACTTTTTATGTCACCAAGAGATTTGGAGTTCTTCAGTCTGTCCGCCGGCCCCTGGAAGCGATGTGGGCCATCGCCGCGGTGTGGGCGGTCAGCCTTGCCGTCAGCGCGTTACCTCTGTGCGGATGGGGCCGCTTTCAGCCGGTCTCACTCGGGTGTTTCCCCGCGAGCGATAGTTTTTACACcctgctgcttttctctttATATTCACTCTGTTTCTGCGGCTTGCTGTTCTTCTTTATCTCCCTCACCTACCCGCTGCTGTGCTCCAGGGAGCCCCAGAGGACTTTGCTGTACCCCAGCTACTTGGATATGGCGAGGGGGCTGAGTGGCTCCGCTCCCCTCTGTGATCTCCCTTCCTTTTCCCGGGATAGCCCGAACAACAGTTTCGGGGCGTACAACGAGCTGAGCCCAAGTTCGTGTGGGACGGAGCTCAGGGAGAAGGAGGCCAGCGGTGTGTCCccggtgtctgtgtgtggacagAGGACAGGAGCTGTCGGGGACACGCCAGTTGTGTTTGCACAAAAGCGCTTCTCCATGATCATGGCGGTCGTCCGAGTTGTTTTATGGATGCCAATGATG ACTTTGGTGCTGTTAAGCCACACAGTGGACTCACGTAGCGACGCCCTGCAGACGCTGAGTTTCTTTCTCACTCTGCTCGCCCCTATGGTCACTCCATTATTTGTGCTGTCTGAGCGCTGGATCCACATGCCATGTGGCTGCTTCATTAACTGCAAACAGAATCCAACGCAGCAACCCTcag caatGAAGAGACGATTTGAGTTCAGCCTTTCCCTCCAACAAGGCTATGGAGTGTACAAGTTGTCACATGCCACTGTGTCTCATCACAGTCCGCCCCTTGAGAAGCCAGCATATCACAGCCTCTTTAACTATGATTTTCCTACTACCGGCCTTGATGCACTAGAAAGTGGCAGACTCTCCAGCCTGGGGCCTGGTTTTGATTTCAGAACCACCTGCCTTATGGACAGCTCCTCTCACGCAGACCTATCGTTGGAAGGGGTGGCCGGTGGAGGAGACGTGCTGAACGGGAACCAAGAAGACGATGACGACTTCCGGGGTGTCTCTTCGCTTCCTTCCCAACACCGGGAGCAGGATCACAATCTCACTGATGCGTCATCTGTGTTCGAGGGCACGGAGAGGAGGCTGTCACATGAGGAGTGCCGGAAAATCGAGCTGACAGACTGGGAGTGGTGCAGGAGTAAATCAGAGAGGACACCGAGACAG CGGTCATCAGGTGGTCTGTCAATCCCCCTGTGCGCATTTCAGGGCACCGTATCTCTGCAAGCACCCACAGGGaaaaccctctctctctccacctatGAGGTCAGCAGCGACGGACTCAAAATCTCACCCAAAAACGCAAAGAAG ATTGAAGTGTATCGATCAAAGTCAGTTGGCCACGAACCCCGAGCAGACGACCAGGCATCCAAAGGCCAGGCTGGAGACGAGAATGTCAGCAGCGTAGGGATGTGCACGGAGATCGGAATGGGGATGGGAATGGGAGCCGGCGTGGGGGACACCAACGTCAAGATCCACCTTGAGGTTCTGGAGATCTGTGACAACGAAGAGGCCATGGACAGCGTCTCCATCATCTCCAACATCAGTCAGTCCTCCGCTCACACCCGCTCGCCGTCGCTTCGCTACTCCAGAAGGGAGAACCGTTTTGTCTCCTGTGACCTGGGTGAGACGGCGTCCTACTCTCTGCTCATCCCCAGCAGTGGCAACCCAGAGGCAGAGACCATCAACATCAACATACCTGACACTGTGGAGGCCCACCGGCGGAACAGCCGGCGCCAGACGCAGGAGAGCTCGGGGTATCGGGAGGAGATACAGCTGCTAAATGAGGCCTACCGGAAGCAAGCTGGGGAGAGGGACGATTGA